A stretch of Bradyrhizobium sp. CCBAU 53338 DNA encodes these proteins:
- a CDS encoding HIT family protein: MNAYDSQNVFAKILRGEIPCFEVFRDDRSFAFLDIMPRSPGHTLVIPRAPARGILDIADDDLAAVARTAKRIAVAGMKAFDAEGIILQQFSEPASGQVVFHLHMHVMPVRAGVELLPAQTRKEDMAVLADHAKRMIVAIGS, encoded by the coding sequence ATGAACGCCTATGACAGTCAGAACGTCTTCGCGAAGATCCTGCGCGGCGAGATTCCCTGTTTCGAGGTGTTCAGGGACGACCGCAGCTTCGCCTTCCTCGACATCATGCCGCGCTCGCCCGGGCATACGCTGGTGATTCCGAGGGCGCCGGCGCGCGGCATTCTCGACATTGCCGACGACGATCTTGCCGCGGTGGCCCGGACCGCCAAGCGGATCGCGGTCGCGGGCATGAAGGCGTTCGACGCGGAAGGGATCATCCTCCAGCAGTTCAGCGAGCCGGCCAGCGGGCAGGTGGTGTTTCACCTGCACATGCACGTCATGCCGGTCAGGGCCGGCGTCGAGCTGCTGCCCGCGCAGACGCGCAAGGAAGACATGGCCGTGCTCGCAGATCACGCCAAGCGGATGATTGTGGCAATTGGGAGCTAA
- a CDS encoding ABC transporter ATP-binding protein gives MSLIEVNGLNSYYGDSHILFDVDLHVERHEVVALLGRNGAGKSTTLKSLMGVVTPRSGSVKFDGTDVAGRRSHKIAQAGMQLVHEERRIFGSLSVEENILLAGITAPKRWPLGRIYEMFPRLKERRGNRGTELSGGEQQMLAIARALVRDPKIVLLDEPFEGLAPVIVHDLVKACRELAAAGQTIVLVEQNLAATLALATRIYIINNGHIVHEGPAQELKAQPELLQRYLGV, from the coding sequence ATGAGCCTGATCGAGGTCAACGGCCTGAACAGCTATTACGGCGATTCCCACATCCTGTTCGACGTCGACCTGCATGTCGAGCGTCACGAGGTGGTGGCGCTGCTCGGCCGCAATGGCGCCGGCAAGAGCACCACGCTGAAGAGCCTGATGGGCGTGGTGACGCCGCGCAGCGGCAGCGTGAAGTTCGACGGCACCGATGTCGCCGGCCGCAGGAGCCACAAGATCGCGCAGGCGGGCATGCAGCTCGTCCACGAGGAGCGTCGCATCTTCGGCAGCCTGTCGGTCGAGGAGAACATCCTTCTCGCCGGCATCACCGCGCCAAAGCGCTGGCCGCTCGGGCGCATCTACGAGATGTTTCCGCGGCTGAAGGAGCGGCGCGGCAACCGCGGCACCGAGCTCTCCGGCGGCGAGCAGCAGATGCTGGCGATCGCACGCGCCTTGGTTCGCGATCCCAAGATCGTGCTGCTGGACGAGCCATTCGAGGGACTCGCGCCCGTCATCGTCCACGATCTCGTCAAGGCCTGCCGCGAGCTCGCCGCCGCCGGCCAGACCATCGTGCTGGTCGAGCAGAATCTGGCGGCGACGCTGGCGCTGGCGACGCGGATCTACATCATCAACAACGGCCATATCGTCCACGAGGGGCCGGCGCAGGAGCTCAAGGCCCAGCCAGAGCTGCTGCAGCGCTATCTCGGCGTTTAG
- a CDS encoding ATP-binding cassette domain-containing protein: MLKQRPFLIETLTAIGLIVAPFVLPHLGFAPNTVNRILVWGLFGLGFDILFGFTGLLSFGQSAFYGTGGFVAAYLLTRTGFSNVLGALVIGMIAAAATGYLIGLIALRRTGIYFAMITVAIAEVFFFVEFNPLSDFTGGENGLPGVPTPSFNLGFTTIHFTNGWSLYQFIALCYFVGVIIALRIVRSPVGAIFSAIRDNPLRATAVGHNIHGYKLTAFVIAAAYAGFAGGLLGVLQAFMPPDAFTFDTSGQLVMQTAIGGRGTLFGPLVGATVWLFLQDFLQSALGLGAAWKLVLGVVFVLLVCFLRGGIVGGLVDLYGLVSGGRARKAAESEEAEVETPQQAPPAPMQAKEVEHPAYSGPILKATGLTKRYGGLVANSDIDFSVNQGELRGIIGPNGAGKSTFFKMLTCEIAPTSGQIVFEGRDITGLKVTDVCQLGLTKSYQVNQLFTGLTVRQNLTIAALAELRGKFRLDLFRSLAGVKGLTEQVAHTLALVNLTRRADTPVSELAYGEKRRLEIGLALATSPRLLLLDEPLAGMSPRERVETVKLLKSIARGRTMIIIDHDMDSLFELVERVTVLQEGKVLISGTPEEIKNNAAVQEAYLGGVHGEIAA, from the coding sequence ATGCTCAAGCAACGCCCGTTCCTGATCGAGACACTGACGGCCATCGGCCTGATCGTGGCTCCCTTCGTACTGCCCCATCTCGGCTTCGCACCGAACACGGTGAACCGGATCCTGGTCTGGGGCCTGTTCGGCCTCGGCTTCGACATCCTGTTCGGATTCACCGGCCTGTTGTCGTTCGGCCAGTCCGCCTTCTACGGCACCGGCGGCTTCGTCGCCGCATACCTATTGACCCGCACCGGCTTCAGCAACGTGCTGGGCGCGCTGGTCATCGGCATGATTGCAGCGGCAGCGACCGGCTATCTGATCGGCCTGATCGCACTGCGCCGCACCGGCATCTACTTCGCCATGATCACCGTGGCGATCGCGGAGGTGTTCTTCTTCGTCGAATTCAATCCGCTCTCGGATTTCACCGGCGGCGAGAACGGGCTACCGGGCGTGCCGACGCCGAGCTTCAATCTCGGCTTCACCACCATCCATTTCACCAATGGCTGGTCGCTCTATCAGTTCATCGCGCTGTGCTATTTCGTCGGCGTCATCATCGCACTCCGGATCGTGCGCTCGCCTGTCGGCGCCATCTTCAGCGCGATCAGGGACAATCCGCTGCGCGCCACCGCGGTCGGCCACAACATCCACGGCTACAAGCTGACCGCCTTCGTGATCGCCGCCGCTTACGCGGGTTTCGCCGGCGGCCTGCTCGGCGTGCTCCAGGCCTTCATGCCGCCCGACGCCTTCACGTTCGACACCTCCGGCCAGCTCGTGATGCAGACCGCGATCGGCGGCCGCGGCACGCTGTTCGGGCCGCTGGTCGGCGCGACCGTCTGGCTATTCCTGCAGGATTTCCTCCAGTCCGCACTTGGGCTGGGAGCGGCCTGGAAGCTCGTGCTCGGCGTCGTGTTCGTGCTGCTGGTCTGCTTCCTCCGCGGCGGCATCGTCGGCGGCCTCGTCGATCTCTACGGCCTCGTCTCGGGCGGGCGCGCCCGTAAGGCTGCCGAGAGCGAGGAGGCCGAGGTCGAGACGCCTCAGCAAGCGCCGCCTGCCCCGATGCAGGCCAAGGAGGTCGAACACCCCGCCTATTCCGGGCCGATCCTGAAAGCCACCGGCCTCACCAAGCGTTATGGCGGCCTCGTCGCCAACAGTGACATTGATTTCAGCGTCAATCAGGGCGAATTGCGCGGCATCATCGGTCCCAACGGCGCCGGCAAATCGACCTTCTTCAAGATGCTGACCTGCGAGATCGCGCCGACCTCCGGCCAGATCGTCTTCGAAGGGCGCGACATCACGGGATTGAAGGTCACGGACGTCTGCCAGCTCGGGCTGACCAAGAGCTACCAGGTCAACCAGCTCTTTACCGGCCTGACGGTGCGTCAGAACCTGACGATCGCCGCCCTCGCCGAGCTGCGCGGCAAATTCCGGCTCGACCTGTTTCGCTCGCTCGCCGGCGTCAAAGGCCTGACGGAGCAGGTGGCGCACACGCTCGCGCTGGTCAACCTGACCCGGCGCGCCGACACGCCTGTCTCCGAGCTCGCCTATGGCGAGAAGCGCAGGCTTGAGATCGGGCTTGCGCTGGCGACGTCACCGCGCCTGCTCCTGCTCGACGAGCCGCTCGCCGGCATGAGCCCGCGCGAGCGCGTCGAGACCGTCAAGCTGCTCAAGTCGATCGCGCGCGGCCGAACCATGATCATCATCGACCACGACATGGATTCGCTGTTCGAGCTGGTCGAGCGTGTGACGGTGCTCCAGGAGGGCAAGGTGCTGATCTCGGGAACGCCCGAGGAAATCAAGAATAACGCGGCCGTGCAGGAAGCCTATCTCGGCGGCGTGCATGGGGAGATCGCCGCATGA
- a CDS encoding branched-chain amino acid ABC transporter permease: MISWPNLVSQLFNGLALGALLALISSGLTIIYGTLGVLNLAHGAMFMIGGYAGYVTYQYTESFILAVIAGSLFVMLLGVVMERVIIRHFYHRPHEDQLLVTFGLGICFVEIVRLIFSSQSLVVPPPALFQGITNLGFMFYPTYRLAVVGIVAIALGALFIVLYRTRLGMIVRAGIEDSVMVDSLGINVYQVFMVVFGIGAMAAGFAGIVNAPVVSLTPGVGDDILVETFVVVVIGGVGSFPGAILGGLIAGEIISVTSMFNPGYAYVMLFAAMTLVLVVRPHGLLGVQGRE, from the coding sequence ATGATCAGTTGGCCTAATCTCGTTTCGCAGCTTTTCAACGGGCTCGCGCTCGGCGCCCTGCTCGCGCTGATCAGCTCCGGCCTGACCATCATCTACGGCACCCTCGGCGTGCTCAACCTCGCGCATGGCGCGATGTTCATGATCGGCGGCTATGCCGGCTACGTCACCTACCAGTACACGGAATCGTTCATCCTCGCCGTCATCGCGGGCTCGCTGTTCGTGATGCTGCTCGGCGTGGTGATGGAACGCGTCATTATCCGCCATTTCTATCACCGGCCGCACGAGGACCAACTGCTGGTGACGTTCGGGCTCGGCATCTGCTTCGTCGAGATCGTGCGGCTGATCTTCTCGAGCCAGTCGCTGGTGGTGCCGCCGCCGGCGCTGTTCCAGGGCATCACCAATCTCGGCTTCATGTTCTATCCGACCTACCGCCTCGCCGTGGTCGGCATCGTCGCGATTGCGCTCGGCGCGCTGTTCATCGTGCTCTACCGGACCCGCCTCGGCATGATCGTGCGCGCCGGCATCGAGGACTCGGTGATGGTCGATTCGCTCGGGATCAACGTCTACCAGGTCTTCATGGTGGTGTTCGGCATCGGCGCGATGGCCGCAGGCTTTGCCGGCATCGTCAACGCGCCGGTGGTGTCGCTGACCCCTGGCGTCGGCGACGACATTCTCGTCGAGACCTTCGTCGTGGTGGTGATCGGCGGCGTCGGCTCGTTCCCCGGCGCGATCCTCGGCGGCCTGATCGCAGGCGAGATCATCAGCGTCACCTCCATGTTCAACCCCGGTTACGCCTATGTGATGCTGTTTGCGGCGATGACGCTCGTGCTCGTGGTGCGACCGCATGGCCTGCTCGGCGTGCAGGGCCGCGAATAA
- a CDS encoding substrate-binding protein yields the protein MTDDLIRRGLSRRGLLQTTAGLIGGSVLPAMPAFAEDKPAIGTYPAGVSGSTAFIGISVPRTGTYAVQGEDELKGYQLAIEHINEGHELIKKISPKTSKGVLGKELKFGVADSAAKPNEAVQAQQRFISENKAIMITGGTSSAVAVALNKLAQREHVLFVCGISGSNDTTGKDCVRYGVRQNFFGQTAAAAIGPVMVREFGKGKKAAYLTPDYTYGHTVTKSMQDFLATAGWTTVTNQVAPLGAPDYSSYLLNVANSGADVLINVNWGHDAVLSTQQAKQFGVLDKMKLVVPYQVPFIARETGGLMQGVFAATDYWWTIEDKFPLAKMFNAAFEKKYGYKPEWGAENAYVSFAHWAHMCEEAGSFNPPDVIKAYERGETIPSLVGDVHYRPEDHQCVRPVIIVKGKQQKDMKSKEDWYDVVEIVPGEGLMQKPDAFGCHLGDYT from the coding sequence ATGACTGACGATCTCATCCGCCGCGGCCTTTCGCGCCGTGGTCTGCTCCAGACCACCGCAGGTCTCATCGGCGGCTCGGTGCTGCCCGCGATGCCCGCCTTCGCCGAGGACAAGCCGGCGATCGGCACCTATCCCGCGGGCGTATCGGGTTCCACTGCCTTCATCGGAATCTCGGTTCCGCGCACCGGCACATACGCCGTGCAGGGCGAGGACGAGCTCAAGGGCTATCAGCTGGCGATCGAGCACATCAACGAAGGTCACGAGCTGATCAAGAAGATCTCGCCGAAGACCAGCAAGGGCGTGCTCGGCAAGGAACTGAAGTTCGGCGTCGCGGATTCCGCGGCGAAGCCCAACGAAGCCGTGCAAGCGCAGCAGCGCTTCATCAGCGAGAACAAGGCGATCATGATCACGGGCGGCACGTCGAGCGCCGTCGCCGTGGCGTTGAACAAGCTGGCCCAGCGCGAGCATGTGCTGTTCGTGTGCGGCATCTCCGGCTCGAACGACACCACCGGCAAGGACTGCGTGCGCTACGGCGTCCGCCAGAACTTCTTCGGCCAGACTGCTGCGGCGGCGATCGGCCCGGTGATGGTGCGGGAGTTCGGCAAGGGCAAGAAGGCCGCGTATCTGACCCCCGACTACACCTACGGCCACACCGTCACCAAGTCGATGCAGGACTTCCTCGCGACAGCCGGATGGACCACCGTCACCAACCAGGTCGCCCCGCTCGGCGCGCCTGACTATTCCTCGTATCTGCTCAATGTCGCCAACTCCGGCGCCGACGTGCTCATCAACGTGAACTGGGGCCATGACGCGGTGCTGTCGACCCAGCAAGCCAAGCAGTTCGGCGTGCTCGACAAGATGAAGCTGGTGGTTCCCTACCAGGTGCCCTTCATCGCGCGCGAGACCGGCGGCCTGATGCAGGGCGTCTTTGCCGCGACCGATTACTGGTGGACGATCGAAGACAAGTTCCCGCTTGCCAAGATGTTCAACGCGGCCTTCGAGAAGAAATACGGCTACAAGCCGGAATGGGGCGCGGAGAACGCCTATGTCAGCTTCGCGCACTGGGCCCACATGTGCGAGGAAGCCGGCAGCTTCAATCCGCCGGACGTGATCAAGGCCTACGAGAGGGGCGAAACGATCCCCTCGCTCGTCGGCGACGTGCACTACCGTCCCGAGGATCACCAATGCGTTCGCCCGGTCATCATCGTCAAGGGCAAGCAGCAGAAGGACATGAAGAGCAAGGAAGACTGGTACGACGTCGTCGAGATCGTTCCGGGTGAAGGCCTGATGCAGAAGCCCGACGCGTTCGGCTGCCATCTCGGCGACTACACCTGA
- a CDS encoding MarR family winged helix-turn-helix transcriptional regulator: protein MAQAKKAQRSKVVTSARRTGSAMRDSDYAALAQFRYQIRSFLAFSEAAAVKQGLTPTQHQALLGIKGFVRPGPATVGDVAKFLLIRHHSAVELINRLEKLELVSRVADPEDARRVHLRLAKKGEQKLQALSRKNLEELRRAPSSALSRLLKSFGEPGDA from the coding sequence ATGGCTCAGGCGAAGAAGGCGCAGCGGTCCAAGGTGGTGACGTCAGCCAGGCGCACCGGCAGCGCGATGCGTGATTCGGATTACGCAGCGCTGGCGCAGTTTCGCTACCAGATCCGCAGCTTTCTGGCATTCAGCGAGGCGGCTGCCGTCAAGCAGGGATTGACGCCGACGCAGCATCAGGCGCTGCTCGGCATCAAGGGCTTTGTCCGTCCGGGCCCGGCAACTGTCGGAGACGTCGCGAAGTTTCTGCTGATCCGGCATCACTCCGCCGTCGAACTAATCAACCGGCTCGAAAAGCTGGAACTGGTCAGCCGCGTCGCCGATCCCGAAGACGCCAGACGCGTACACCTCAGGCTTGCGAAGAAGGGTGAGCAGAAGCTCCAGGCGCTCTCGCGGAAAAACCTCGAGGAACTCCGCCGCGCCCCGAGCTCGGCGCTGAGCCGTCTGTTGAAGTCGTTCGGAGAGCCCGGCGACGCCTGA
- the prfA gene encoding peptide chain release factor 1, translated as MSSLPEAKLDVLLAHHASLEAESLGQLSSERYVQVTRELAEITPLIEAVKTYRSAVKELADTEALIADPATDAEMRSMAEAERDELNPKIEELVQKIRIALLPKDAMDDRNVVLEIRAGTGGDEASLFAGDLFRMYERFASLQGWKVEVISASEGTVGGYKEIIAEVQGRGAFSKLKFESGVHRVQRVPDTETQGRIHTSAATVAVLPEVEDVDVEIKNEDLRIETMRAQGAGGQHVNKTESAIRITHIPTGIVVMMQDSRSQHKNRASAMNILRSRIYDAERQRVDAARSAERKEKVGSGDRSERIRTYNFPQGRVTDHRINLTLYKLPQVIAGEALGELTDALTTEHQAAQLAAQGAAA; from the coding sequence ATGTCGTCACTCCCCGAAGCCAAACTGGACGTTCTGCTCGCGCATCACGCTTCGCTCGAAGCCGAATCGCTCGGACAGCTCTCGTCCGAACGCTACGTACAGGTCACGCGCGAGCTTGCCGAGATCACCCCGCTGATCGAGGCGGTGAAGACTTATCGCTCAGCCGTCAAAGAGCTCGCCGACACCGAGGCGCTGATCGCCGATCCCGCGACCGATGCCGAGATGCGCAGCATGGCGGAAGCCGAGCGCGACGAGCTCAATCCGAAGATCGAGGAACTGGTCCAGAAGATCCGCATCGCGCTCCTGCCCAAGGACGCCATGGACGACCGCAACGTCGTACTGGAAATTCGCGCCGGCACCGGCGGCGACGAGGCCTCGCTGTTCGCCGGCGATCTGTTCCGGATGTACGAGCGCTTCGCGAGCCTGCAAGGCTGGAAAGTCGAGGTGATCTCGGCGAGCGAAGGCACCGTCGGCGGCTACAAGGAAATCATCGCGGAGGTGCAGGGCCGCGGCGCATTCTCCAAGCTGAAATTCGAATCCGGCGTGCACCGCGTGCAGCGCGTGCCCGACACCGAGACGCAGGGGCGCATCCATACCTCGGCGGCCACGGTCGCCGTGCTGCCGGAGGTCGAGGATGTCGACGTCGAGATCAAGAACGAGGATCTGCGCATCGAGACCATGCGCGCGCAAGGCGCCGGCGGCCAGCACGTCAACAAGACCGAATCGGCGATCCGCATCACCCACATCCCGACCGGCATCGTGGTGATGATGCAGGACAGCCGCTCGCAGCACAAGAACCGCGCCTCCGCCATGAACATCCTGCGTTCGCGCATCTACGACGCCGAGCGGCAGCGCGTCGACGCCGCGCGCTCGGCCGAGCGCAAGGAGAAGGTCGGCTCCGGCGATCGCAGCGAGCGCATCCGCACCTATAACTTCCCGCAAGGGCGCGTCACGGATCATCGGATCAATCTGACGCTCTACAAGCTGCCGCAGGTGATCGCAGGCGAAGCGCTCGGCGAACTCACCGATGCGCTGACCACCGAGCACCAAGCCGCACAGCTTGCCGCGCAAGGGGCGGCGGCATAA